The genomic DNA TGTAAGGAAAATAAAAATCAAAAATACATTATTAAAGAAAGTGCTATTTTATTTGAAAGTGGAATAGAAAATAAAATGGACGCTATTATTTCTGTTTATGCAAGCAAAGAAATAAGGATTGAAAGAATAAGAAAAAGGGATAAAATAAGCAGAGAAAAGGTGCTTGAAATTATCAAAAATCAGATGCCTGACAGTTTGAAAATGGCAAAAAGTAATTATGTGATTATTACTGATAAAAGCCAGTCTGTAATCAAGCAAGTAATGTTGCTGCACAATACACTAAATCAATTAGATAGACAATAGAAATAAAAACAATAATTTATAATGAGTTTTGTGGAAAAATAGCTCTATAATAATGGGCTAAATGATAGATTATTAGTAATTTTACAGTGTAAAAAATACAATCAAAATGGACAATAAAGAAGAAATTAAATTAAACGAATATACTGCCGATAATATTCAAGTATTAGAAGGCTTGGAAGCGGTAAGGAAAAGACCTTCAATGTACATTGGTGATACTGCCCAAAGAGGGCTTCACCACTTAGTTTACGAAGTTGTTGATAACTCTATAGATGAGGCACTTGTAGGATATTGCGATTATATAAAAGTTGAGATTAATAAAGATAACTCAATAACTATAGAAGATAACGGAAGAGGTATTCCAATAGAAATACATAAAAAAGAAAAAAGATCCGCATTGGAAGTAGTAATGACAGTGCTTCATGCAGGAGGTAAATTCGATAAAGATTCCTACAAAGTTTCAGGAGGATTACATGGAGTAGGTGTTTCATGTGTAAATGCATTATCTTCTGAACTTACTGCTACAATTCATAAAGATGGAGCAATTTACCAACAAACATATCAAAAAGGGAAGCCAATACATCCTGTAAAAGAAATTGGAAAAACTGATAAATCAGGTACAATTATTCATTTTAAGGCTGATGAAACTATTTTTCAATCCATAAATTTTTTATTTGATACATTAGCTGCAAGATTAAGAGAATTAGCATACTTAAATAAAAAAGTAAAACTAGTTTTAATAGATCATAGAGAAGAAGAGAATGGAAACGGATTAAAAGAAGAAAGCTATTATTCCGAAGAAGGATTAAAAGAATTTGTTCAATTTATTGACGTAAACAGAGAAGCACTTATGTCAAGAACAGTAGCTTTTGAAGGGGAAAAAAATGGTGTTCCTATCGAAATTGGCTTACAATACAATACTTCATTTAGTGAAAATGTTCACTCCTATGTAAATAATATAAATACAATTGAAGGAGGTACACATATTTCAGGTTTTAGAAGAGCATTAACAAGAACATTAAAAAATTATGCTGAGAAACAAGGATTGTTAAAAAATGTAAAATTTGATATCAGTGGAGATGATTTTAGAGAAGGATTAACTGCAATAATTTCAATTAAAGTACAAGAGCCACAGTTTGAAGGACAAACAAAAACAAAATTAGGAAACTCAGAGGCAATGGGAGCTGTTGACAGTTTTGTTACAGATGAATTAGGTGCATTTCTTGAAGAAAATCCAAATGATGCAAAACGAATAATTAGCAAAATTATTATT from Bacteroidota bacterium includes the following:
- the gyrB gene encoding DNA topoisomerase (ATP-hydrolyzing) subunit B; the encoded protein is MDNKEEIKLNEYTADNIQVLEGLEAVRKRPSMYIGDTAQRGLHHLVYEVVDNSIDEALVGYCDYIKVEINKDNSITIEDNGRGIPIEIHKKEKRSALEVVMTVLHAGGKFDKDSYKVSGGLHGVGVSCVNALSSELTATIHKDGAIYQQTYQKGKPIHPVKEIGKTDKSGTIIHFKADETIFQSINFLFDTLAARLRELAYLNKKVKLVLIDHREEENGNGLKEESYYSEEGLKEFVQFIDVNREALMSRTVAFEGEKNGVPIEIGLQYNTSFSENVHSYVNNINTIEGGTHISGFRRALTRTLKNYAEKQGLLKNVKFDISGDDFREGLTAIISIKVQEPQFEGQTKTKLGNSEAMGAVDSFVTDELGAFLEENPNDAKRIISKIIISAQARHAARKAREIVQRKSGFNSAGLPGKLSDCSSKDPAESEIFLVEGDSAGGTAKQGRDRVFQAILPLKGKILNVEKALEHKIYENDEIKSLFTALGVSIGTEEDDKALNLSKLRYHKLIIMTDADVDGSHITTLILTLLFRYMKELIENGYVYLATPPFYLVKKGKREEYAWKDDERDRLIMEMKADGKIGSVSFQRYKGLGEMNAEQLWDTTMNPEQRTLRRVTIENAAEADRVFSMLMGDEVPPRREFIEKNAKYANVDA
- the coaE gene encoding dephospho-CoA kinase (Dephospho-CoA kinase (CoaE) performs the final step in coenzyme A biosynthesis.), whose product is MLKIGLTGGIGSGKSTISKIFEFLDIKIYNSDIRSKILIQKDKNLVERIKKEFGESMYDENNFLNKEKLSDIVFKNEKALKKLNSITHPAVEKDFENWCKENKNQKYIIKESAILFESGIENKMDAIISVYASKEIRIERIRKRDKISREKVLEIIKNQMPDSLKMAKSNYVIITDKSQSVIKQVMLLHNTLNQLDRQ